A DNA window from Micromonospora sp. NBC_01739 contains the following coding sequences:
- a CDS encoding nuclear transport factor 2 family protein — protein sequence MHKTSDREAALTWAELPAVITAYLSAHEARDTATAVRAFAVDAVVTDEGHTYRGREEIRAWLTNSGSRYTYSTDFVGAHRIGAAQFDVLQHLEGNFPGGSADLHYRFTLAGTSIIRLTIEP from the coding sequence ATGCACAAAACATCAGACCGCGAAGCTGCCCTCACCTGGGCCGAGTTGCCGGCCGTGATCACGGCGTACCTTTCCGCGCACGAAGCCCGGGACACCGCGACCGCGGTGCGCGCGTTCGCCGTAGACGCCGTGGTGACGGACGAGGGCCACACCTACCGGGGGCGGGAAGAAATCCGGGCCTGGCTGACCAACAGTGGCAGCCGGTACACGTACAGCACGGATTTCGTCGGCGCTCATCGGATCGGTGCAGCCCAGTTCGATGTGCTCCAGCATCTGGAGGGGAACTTCCCGGGCGGCTCGGCGGACCTGCACTACCGGTTCACCCTGGCCGGCACCTCGATCATCCGGCTAACGATCGAACCGTAG
- a CDS encoding tryptophan 2,3-dioxygenase family protein: MKHDHSPVLPGHGATDYARYMRIDALLDLQRSPDEVIHRDELLFQVVHQSTELWLKLAAAELAEATAQVAAGQLAAAEALLVRATLAVRLITDQLEMLRYLSPVDFQAMQPALGNGSGAESPGWREVQSASRKLGRAFDEQLATHGVAATEMCPTDPSEPLHRLAEAMVEWDERVSVWRVRHYQVALRIGGHRPAGSPGSAANMLAKLAGHRFFPALWQARMSLTTNG; encoded by the coding sequence GTGAAGCACGACCATTCGCCTGTCTTGCCAGGCCACGGCGCTACGGACTATGCACGCTACATGCGGATCGATGCGTTGCTCGATTTGCAACGATCGCCGGACGAGGTCATACATCGCGACGAACTGCTTTTCCAGGTGGTGCACCAGTCGACTGAGTTGTGGCTCAAACTGGCGGCAGCGGAGTTGGCGGAGGCGACCGCACAGGTCGCTGCGGGGCAGTTGGCGGCGGCGGAGGCGCTGCTGGTCCGGGCGACGCTCGCGGTCCGATTGATCACCGACCAGTTGGAGATGTTGCGATATCTCTCACCAGTGGATTTCCAGGCGATGCAGCCTGCTCTGGGCAACGGTTCCGGTGCAGAATCGCCTGGGTGGCGAGAGGTCCAGTCAGCCAGCCGAAAGCTCGGCCGTGCCTTCGACGAGCAGCTCGCCACGCACGGCGTCGCCGCGACGGAGATGTGCCCGACCGACCCGTCAGAACCGCTGCACCGGCTCGCCGAGGCGATGGTGGAGTGGGACGAACGGGTGTCGGTGTGGCGGGTCCGCCATTACCAGGTGGCACTGCGAATCGGCGGGCATCGGCCGGCCGGCAGCCCCGGTAGCGCGGCGAACATGCTGGCAAAGCTCGCCGGACACCGATTCTTTCCCGCACTGTGGCAGGCGCGGATGAGCCTCACCACCAACGGATAG
- a CDS encoding tryptophan 2,3-dioxygenase family protein: protein MRALTSWLSGPSEPHSFPYSPVLAEFHRLGKHFVEKDFLALLDSARQVVARRATAGGDAATRQLTDFLDVALDKWDGRYDYRSYLALRLLRLPDSTDDPPTVEAADERRVRDRLLVSLVADTLAFELAAAAHTTGLLPQERPGPVLVTKRCRLGVRAVAPALARLGVAEAVGVAPPATAATGLLAVARALLSPGDPSLRLSMLPVHVTHDEYLFIRVLQAYECIFAGVAEELRAAVTALAGDTPAAAAERLGYAGDLLCTAAPLFSLLATMQPESFRTFRQYTEGASAIQSRSYKLVESLCRTPEVGRLDSVAYQSVPEVQARVRDGQPTVDQTYRRAVADGRLTGADAVLVARRMAAFAGALTQWRRTHLRVAVRMLGARSGTGYTEGTPYLAAVSTAPVFAAVTTDVATPDQDERRCA from the coding sequence GTGCGTGCGTTGACTTCCTGGTTGTCCGGCCCGAGTGAACCGCACAGCTTTCCCTACTCGCCGGTGCTGGCCGAATTTCACCGGCTCGGCAAACACTTTGTCGAAAAGGATTTTCTCGCCCTGCTCGACAGCGCTCGGCAGGTGGTGGCCCGCCGGGCCACCGCCGGCGGCGACGCCGCGACCCGGCAGCTGACCGACTTCCTGGACGTCGCACTCGACAAGTGGGACGGCCGTTACGACTATCGCAGTTACCTTGCCCTGCGGTTGCTCCGACTGCCGGATTCCACCGACGATCCGCCCACAGTGGAGGCCGCTGACGAGCGGCGGGTCCGGGACCGGCTCCTCGTCAGCCTGGTCGCCGACACGCTGGCGTTCGAGTTGGCCGCCGCCGCGCACACCACCGGGCTACTTCCACAGGAGCGGCCCGGACCGGTGCTGGTGACCAAACGGTGCCGGCTGGGTGTGCGAGCCGTCGCTCCTGCGCTGGCTCGTCTCGGTGTGGCCGAGGCGGTCGGAGTGGCCCCCCCGGCCACTGCCGCGACCGGCCTGCTCGCCGTCGCCCGTGCGCTGCTCTCCCCGGGGGACCCGTCGCTGCGGCTGAGCATGCTGCCGGTCCACGTGACGCACGACGAGTACCTGTTCATCCGGGTGCTCCAGGCCTACGAGTGCATCTTCGCCGGGGTCGCCGAGGAACTTCGGGCGGCAGTGACCGCCCTGGCGGGGGACACGCCGGCCGCCGCCGCCGAACGACTCGGCTACGCGGGTGACCTGCTGTGCACCGCAGCTCCCCTCTTCTCCCTGCTGGCCACCATGCAGCCGGAGTCGTTCCGCACCTTCCGGCAGTACACCGAGGGGGCCAGCGCGATCCAGTCCCGCTCCTACAAGCTGGTCGAGTCGCTGTGCCGTACCCCGGAGGTGGGCCGACTGGACTCGGTCGCCTACCAGTCGGTGCCGGAGGTGCAGGCCCGGGTACGCGACGGCCAGCCGACAGTGGACCAGACGTACCGGCGGGCGGTTGCCGACGGCCGGCTCACCGGAGCGGACGCCGTCCTGGTGGCACGGCGGATGGCCGCGTTCGCCGGTGCCCTGACGCAGTGGCGTCGTACCCATCTGCGGGTCGCGGTGCGGATGCTCGGTGCGCGGTCCGGCACGGGCTACACCGAGGGTACGCCCTACCTGGCAGCGGTCAGCACCGCCCCGGTCTTCGCCGCCGTGACCACCGACGTCGCCACACCCGACCAGGACGAAAGGCGTTGCGCGTGA
- a CDS encoding aminotransferase class V-fold PLP-dependent enzyme, which produces MNRPERNPRCLDAAAHAALRAEFPLLESCVYLNSNSTGAAPRGVERVLHDYWQTLRTWRDDIWQDWHIGLDRYADSVAALLGAPPGSVLTDANLSTFLARLASCFDYRPPRNRVVITDLDYPTVPFIFRAYARYGAQLDVVGTGGPHLDQDALEARIDERTLLVCVPHASFTSGATVDLSRLVTRAHQVGALVVVDAFQTVGVVPLEVTALGVDVVLGGSHKWLCGAGTAFLYVRPDLVPLLTPAATGWQAGDRALTFRPSPGWAPGIRRFAGGTPYPLTSLISQVGLDLLLDVGADAIRRHSLALTQRLLDRAEATGITVVSPTDSAARGGVVCLDIPDGEAVKQRLAARDVICSWRGYLRVGPHVYNTLDEIDLFMDALEEELRR; this is translated from the coding sequence GTGAACCGGCCCGAGCGGAATCCCCGGTGCCTCGACGCCGCCGCACACGCCGCCCTGCGCGCGGAGTTCCCCCTGCTGGAAAGCTGCGTCTACCTGAACAGCAACTCCACCGGTGCCGCGCCGAGGGGTGTCGAGCGGGTGCTGCACGACTACTGGCAGACGCTACGCACCTGGCGCGACGACATCTGGCAGGACTGGCACATCGGCCTCGACCGGTACGCCGACTCGGTGGCCGCCCTGCTGGGCGCGCCGCCGGGCAGTGTGCTCACCGACGCGAACCTGAGCACCTTCCTGGCCCGACTGGCCTCCTGTTTCGACTACCGCCCGCCCCGCAACCGGGTGGTCATCACGGATCTCGACTATCCGACGGTGCCGTTCATCTTCCGGGCGTACGCCCGATATGGCGCGCAGCTCGACGTGGTCGGCACCGGTGGCCCCCACCTCGACCAGGACGCGCTGGAAGCCCGGATCGACGAGCGGACGCTGCTGGTGTGCGTGCCGCACGCCAGCTTCACCTCCGGGGCCACCGTCGACCTGTCCCGGCTGGTGACCCGAGCCCACCAGGTCGGTGCGCTGGTGGTGGTGGACGCCTTCCAGACCGTCGGGGTGGTGCCGTTGGAGGTCACCGCACTCGGCGTCGACGTCGTCCTGGGCGGATCCCACAAGTGGCTCTGCGGCGCCGGCACCGCCTTCCTCTATGTCCGGCCGGACCTGGTGCCACTGCTGACTCCGGCAGCCACCGGGTGGCAGGCCGGCGACCGGGCACTGACCTTCCGACCGTCGCCCGGCTGGGCGCCCGGCATCCGTCGCTTCGCCGGCGGCACACCGTACCCGCTGACCTCCCTGATCTCCCAGGTCGGCCTGGACCTGCTGCTCGACGTCGGAGCCGACGCCATCCGGCGGCATTCGCTGGCGCTCACCCAACGGCTGCTGGATCGGGCCGAGGCCACCGGCATCACGGTGGTCAGCCCCACCGACAGCGCTGCCCGAGGCGGCGTGGTGTGCCTGGACATCCCCGACGGCGAGGCCGTCAAGCAGCGGCTGGCCGCTCGGGACGTGATCTGCAGTTGGCGCGGCTACCTGCGGGTCGGCCCGCATGTCTACAACACCCTCGACGAGATCGACCTGTTCATGGATGCGCTGGAAGAGGAGTTGCGCCGGTGA
- a CDS encoding methyltransferase, with protein sequence MTVTLSPRALMSLLVNGPKAMDVLHTALDLGLLDALEAGPVRLDALATRFGVLPLRLYKFLDCIESLGLLTRDEPDDDIGATSYHAVPGLRDAVNAVVGPDATERDRDRYPWRQLHGRLAESLRGEVSIDDGFAWPPKTAEQTAEFERSMALGLGPAIETVRRHSDRLWSDRHRLLDVGGGDGTLAAHILDTAPDLRADVYNLPAVAPLVAATRDARGHADRLGFVGGDFFLEPLPGGYDALSFVRVLHDWPNAVARELVQQAYAALEPGGLLLICEEFRTPDRLAMQFFWSYFLIGVDSSVSRLREADHYTKLLTEVGFQEVAVLPGTWELVTAYKPSGRE encoded by the coding sequence GTGACCGTCACCCTCTCGCCCCGGGCGTTGATGAGTCTGCTCGTCAACGGCCCCAAGGCCATGGACGTGCTGCACACGGCACTCGACCTGGGACTGCTCGACGCGCTGGAGGCCGGACCGGTCCGCCTCGACGCGTTGGCCACCCGGTTCGGGGTGCTTCCGCTGCGGCTGTACAAGTTTCTCGACTGCATCGAGAGCCTCGGGCTGCTGACCCGCGACGAGCCCGACGACGACATCGGCGCGACCAGCTACCACGCCGTGCCGGGGCTGCGGGACGCGGTCAACGCGGTGGTCGGTCCCGACGCCACCGAACGGGACAGAGATCGCTACCCGTGGCGGCAGTTGCACGGCCGGCTGGCCGAGAGCCTGCGTGGTGAGGTCAGCATCGACGACGGGTTCGCCTGGCCACCGAAGACGGCCGAGCAGACCGCCGAGTTCGAGCGCAGCATGGCCCTCGGGCTGGGACCGGCGATCGAGACGGTACGCCGGCACTCAGATCGGCTCTGGTCGGACCGGCATCGGCTGCTGGACGTCGGTGGCGGTGACGGAACCCTCGCCGCACACATCCTCGACACCGCGCCGGACCTGCGGGCCGACGTGTACAACCTGCCGGCGGTGGCACCACTGGTGGCCGCCACCCGGGACGCCCGTGGCCACGCGGATCGACTCGGTTTCGTCGGCGGCGACTTCTTCCTCGAACCCCTACCGGGCGGTTACGACGCGCTGTCCTTCGTCCGGGTCCTGCACGACTGGCCGAACGCGGTGGCCCGCGAACTGGTGCAGCAGGCGTACGCGGCGTTGGAGCCGGGTGGGCTGCTCCTGATCTGCGAGGAGTTCCGCACCCCGGACCGACTGGCCATGCAGTTCTTCTGGAGCTACTTCCTGATCGGCGTCGACAGCAGCGTCAGCCGGCTCCGCGAGGCGGACCACTACACCAAGCTGCTCACCGAGGTCGGCTTCCAGGAGGTGGCCGTGCTGCCGGGCACCTGGGAACTCGTCACCGCGTACAAGCCGTCCGGGCGAGAGTGA
- a CDS encoding RNA polymerase sigma factor has protein sequence MGSVESRPKLTRTQVEQIEQVYLLEAEDLHRYAHSRSWVRACDAQDLVQITFHEAVRAWEKVEPLGSDERRRWLRQVLRNKAVDLWRKQKRVDLAVDVPDLPPPSDNETAEHVELMIALTSCWKAIEQMPPRRRMIALLVWGEAWEVKRAADHLGLATSTVRVHLREARLQLRASVGHLVPFIEDEEDWEPA, from the coding sequence GTGGGGTCCGTCGAGTCCCGGCCGAAGCTCACCAGAACCCAGGTCGAGCAGATCGAGCAGGTCTACCTGCTCGAGGCCGAGGACCTGCACCGGTACGCCCACTCGCGTTCGTGGGTCCGGGCCTGCGATGCGCAGGATCTGGTGCAGATCACGTTCCACGAAGCCGTCCGCGCCTGGGAGAAGGTCGAGCCCCTCGGTTCCGACGAGCGCAGACGATGGCTGCGTCAAGTGCTCCGGAACAAGGCCGTCGACCTCTGGAGAAAGCAGAAGCGGGTCGATCTGGCCGTCGATGTCCCCGACCTGCCCCCGCCGTCCGACAACGAGACGGCCGAGCACGTGGAGCTGATGATCGCCCTGACCAGTTGCTGGAAGGCGATCGAACAGATGCCACCACGTCGGCGGATGATCGCGCTCCTGGTCTGGGGTGAGGCATGGGAGGTTAAACGCGCCGCCGACCACCTCGGGCTGGCGACGAGCACGGTTCGCGTCCATCTGCGAGAGGCACGTCTACAGCTGAGAGCCAGCGTCGGACACCTGGTGCCGTTCATCGAAGACGAGGAAGACTGGGAGCCCGCGTGA